The following proteins are co-located in the Triticum aestivum cultivar Chinese Spring chromosome 1A, IWGSC CS RefSeq v2.1, whole genome shotgun sequence genome:
- the LOC123062112 gene encoding protein FAR1-RELATED SEQUENCE 8 isoform X2, with protein sequence MAYVVATGPGLEFLSDPVDRFPVPPLGGADLPPNSVDVPDLLEQAGGSSIGGVGEHLPMVQLDFNGVCPSMSVSAIESQKSTGEPDPEAPGWTKRVRVGRAPTERPPCPGRVCALEKTIRGYAEKKTDIVVVPEVGDSFDSLGEAYDFYNLYSWEIGFSIRYGKSRLNVERTKCMQEIVCGCSGKPKKSNTRSCRCECPAMIRLLRSNDNGWYISEHRPSHNHSLVD encoded by the exons ATGGCGTATGTGGTGGCGACCGGACCCGGGCTGGAGTTTCTATCAGATCCGGTTGATAG GTTTCCCGTCCCCCCGCTCGGCGGCGCCGATTTGCCTCCTAATTCTGTGGATGTTCCGGATCTGCTTGAACAAGCAGGCGGATCCAGTATTGGTGGGGTTGGAGAGCACCTACCAATGGTGCAACTCGATTTCAATGGCGTTTGCCCGAGCATGAGCGTGTCGGCGATAGAGTCACAAAAGTCGACAGGGGAACCTGACCCTGAAGCTCCCGGCTGGACGAAGAG GGTCCGTGTTGGCCGGGCTCCAACAGAACGCCCGCCATGTCCTGGAAGAGTTTGTGCTCTTGAGAAAACAATCAGAGGATATGCTGAGAAGAAAACTGATATTGTGGTTGTGCCCGAGGTTGGAGACAGTTTTGATTCGCTGGGAGAGGCATACGACTTCTATAATCTTTATTCCTGGGAAATAGGATTCAGCATAAGATATGGCAAGAGCAGGTTAAATGTAGAAAGAACAAAGTGCATGCAGGAAATAGTCTGCGGCTGTTCG GGCAAGCCAAAAAAGTCTAATACTCGGTCATGCCGGTGTGAATGTCCAGCAATGATCAGATTACTGAGAAGCAACGACAATGGCTGGTACATTAGTGAGCACAGACCATCTCACAACCACTCACTTGTAGATTAG
- the LOC123062112 gene encoding protein FAR1-RELATED SEQUENCE 5 isoform X1 codes for MLTDQCRSMEIAIKNVLPSCTHRWCKWHMLKKAKETFGRYYTKHSNFRADFHKIVHHMLTEDEFENAWKMVIDTYGLQKNNYLINLYEVRAKWAKPYFKGKFCAKMTSTQRSESANHMLKAYVPASCPMHLFARQYMKLLFDREAVKNYEERRTKITAPVMRLNKPLEQHASTVYTRAMFEKFGDILYEGGQYRVEEVENKVKYLVHRYHPERYEKWCRVVHVVHVIDAGAHVSCECGNFEHMGILCCHALKVLEFMGFTEIPAKLILKRWTKDARDVLPEHLAHLQKDRISANSITFRHPNLYMHAMEVVRLGDANTKAYDKAMDLLKAAMQELSPIAAIRDGLGLEDKVKEIKAAPKDQATLKGHGCGYGSDAEGSGIGNLLGLTAPVHKRKPGRPTNSRDKPPYDDRGAKNKKPKNSKKVDAEGGCGTSKRTRFCSICREPGHKSTTCPQRGDMPPKQRKEAKCTNCGVGGHRKNTCNNPKVVLHVVENAGLCLAG; via the exons ATGCTGACAG ATCAGTGCAGATCTATGGAGATCGCAATAAAGAATGTACTGCCAAGTTGCACACACCGTTGGTGCAAATGGCACATGCTTAAGAAGGCAAAGGAAACTTTTGGTCGATACTACACTAAGCATAGCAACTTTAGAGCAGATTTCCATAAAATAGTTCATCACATGCTGACAGAAGACGAATTTGAAAATGCATGGAAGATGGTAATAGACACGTATGGGCTCCAGAAGAACAACTATCTCATTAATCTATACGAGGTTAGGGCCAAGTGGGCAAAACCTTATTTCAAAGGCAAATTTTGTGCGAAGATGACAAGCACGCAGAGAAGTGAGAGTGCAAATCACATGCTGAAAGCATATGTCCCAGCGAGCTGTCCTATGCACTTATTCGCCCGCCAATACATGAAACTACTGTTTGACCGTGAAGCAGTCAAAAACTATGAGGAACGACGAACAAAAATA ACAGCTCCAGTCATGAGGCTGAACAAACCTCTGGAACAGCATGCCAGCACTGTTTACACGAGAGCTATGTTCGAAAAGTTTGGTGACATCCTCTACGAAGGTGGCCAATACAGGGTGGAGGAAGTTGAGAATAAAGTAAAATACTTAGTACATCGGTATCATCCAGAAAGATATGAGAAATGGTGTCGGGTTGTGCATGTCGTCCACGTAATTGATGCAGGTGCACATGTGTCCTGTGAATGTGGTAATTTTGAACATATGGGTATCCTGTGCTGTCATGCTCTTAAG GTACTTGAGTTCATGGGTTTTACTGAGATCCCCGCAAAGCTCATACTGAAGAGGTGGACAAAAGATGCAAGAGATGTGCTTCCAGAACATCTAGCACATCTACAGAAGGATCGGATATCAGCGAATTCAATAACTTTCAGGCACCCCAACCTCTACATGCACGCTATGGAGGTTGTAAGGCTTGGTGATGCAAACACAAAAGCATACGATAAGGCCATGGATTTGTTGAAGGCAGCAATGCAAGAGCTGTCACCTATAGCTGCCATTCGAGATGGGCTTGGCCTAGAAGACAAAGTGAAGGAAATTAAAGCAGCACCAAAAGATCAAGCTACTCTGAAAGGACATGGCTGTGGATATGGAAGTGATGCAGAAGGCAGTGGTATTGGCAATTTGTTGGGACTAACAGCTCCTGTGCACAAGCGCAAGCCTGGTCGACCTACCAACAGTAGGGACAAACCTCCATACGATGATCGGGGAGCAAAAAACAAAAAGCCTAAGAATAGTAAGAAAGTGGATGCTGAAGGCGGGTGCGGAACAAGCAAACGAACCAGGTTTTGTAGCATATGCCGAGAACCAGGGCACAAGAGTACAACTTGCCCACAACGAGGCGACATGCCTCCAAAGCAAAGGAAGGAAGCTAAGTGCACCAACTGTGGAGTAGGCGGTCATCGAAAGAACACATGCAACAATCCAAAAGTTGTGCTTCATGTTGTAGAAAATGCTGGGCTTTGCTTAGCTGGATAG